One window of Pseudomonadota bacterium genomic DNA carries:
- a CDS encoding Lrp/AsnC family transcriptional regulator — translation MLDAIDWEILRLLQDNARITNVELSKAIGLSPSPSLARVKALEQSGYISQYVSLVDSLKVGLKVSVFINVALERQVESALERFEESIQSRPEVMECYLMTGESDYLLRVVVADIQALQDFILNFLSRIPGVGNIKSSFALKQVKYKTALPLPGKYHT, via the coding sequence ATGCTTGATGCAATTGATTGGGAGATCTTACGACTCCTCCAGGACAACGCAAGAATTACAAATGTTGAGCTCTCCAAAGCTATTGGACTTTCCCCTTCCCCGAGCTTAGCTCGAGTTAAAGCTCTCGAGCAGTCTGGATATATCAGCCAGTATGTGTCATTGGTTGATTCATTGAAGGTTGGGCTGAAGGTGAGTGTGTTTATCAATGTTGCATTAGAGCGACAAGTTGAGTCCGCATTGGAGCGATTCGAAGAGTCGATTCAGTCACGACCAGAAGTCATGGAGTGTTATCTCATGACAGGAGAATCTGATTATTTGCTAAGAGTCGTAGTTGCTGATATTCAGGCGCTACAGGATTTTATTTTAAATTTTTTGTCAAGGATACCTGGCGTTGGTAACATCAAATCAAGCTTTGCGCTCAAGCAAGTTAAGTACAAAACAGCTTTGCCATTGCCTGGAAAATATCACACATGA
- a CDS encoding sodium:solute symporter family protein produces MDTYIGMWGWGLLAASILMFIGIGFAGMKKTKTDEDFAVARGAYGPVTLAFAFAGTIASGATFMSVPGMAYSKGFAAIWYPATYPIAIYLGMLLAIRLIKRAGDKFRSNSLPEFLGQRYNSDFLRIGFALVSILLVYYIAAQIVAAATIFEVLLNLNYKVGVIVSVGVIALYVAMGGSHADIMTDGIQGVVMVLVALFIAVIFFMGVGLEGTGPSVINDALVLQDPSLGWDNYFKEGDLYFGSFWLVTLLFVAHLPFAMNPHVGKLAFALKDPKQIRTFMLIAIPVGSILGFTVLGGLHARALFGADIKPDAAIPVLFTQLLHPFFAGLLGIGVLSAIMSTADGLFISIAVIFSNDLYKRTFAPVIHKHKSKEQIEQIALNISRVGVVLVGVVACWLAWEPPQFLVVLLWIGVGGILSGATGPLLIGALWRRATKAGAIASFLVGVFGFGASIIYCYVLKDEPYKNPFSIAGLCIIAAAVTMIVVSLLTKRLPQAHVDDMFGKSA; encoded by the coding sequence ATGGATACGTATATCGGAATGTGGGGATGGGGTTTATTAGCCGCGTCTATATTGATGTTTATCGGTATTGGTTTTGCGGGGATGAAGAAAACCAAAACAGACGAGGACTTCGCGGTGGCTCGTGGCGCTTATGGCCCCGTAACGTTGGCATTTGCTTTTGCCGGAACAATCGCGAGTGGGGCGACGTTCATGAGTGTGCCGGGAATGGCTTATTCCAAAGGTTTCGCAGCAATTTGGTATCCTGCGACATATCCGATTGCGATTTACTTAGGGATGCTTTTAGCGATCAGACTGATTAAGCGTGCTGGAGATAAGTTTCGCTCAAATTCACTGCCTGAATTCTTGGGGCAGCGTTATAACAGTGACTTTTTGAGAATTGGGTTTGCGCTCGTCTCGATTTTGCTGGTGTATTATATAGCCGCTCAAATTGTTGCAGCAGCTACAATATTTGAGGTATTACTCAATCTAAATTATAAAGTTGGAGTTATAGTCAGTGTTGGGGTGATTGCCCTTTATGTTGCTATGGGCGGTTCTCATGCTGACATTATGACGGATGGCATACAAGGTGTAGTGATGGTTTTGGTCGCGCTTTTCATTGCCGTGATATTTTTCATGGGTGTCGGTCTCGAAGGTACGGGTCCATCGGTCATTAACGACGCCTTGGTCCTGCAAGACCCGAGTTTGGGTTGGGATAACTACTTTAAGGAGGGTGACTTATACTTCGGTAGTTTCTGGTTGGTTACATTGCTTTTCGTTGCGCACCTCCCGTTCGCTATGAATCCACATGTCGGAAAGTTAGCGTTTGCGCTCAAAGACCCCAAACAAATTCGTACATTCATGCTAATCGCCATTCCAGTCGGTTCCATCTTAGGCTTTACTGTTTTGGGTGGATTGCACGCTCGAGCATTATTTGGTGCAGACATTAAACCTGATGCGGCCATTCCTGTTTTATTCACACAACTCTTACACCCGTTTTTTGCTGGACTCTTAGGCATTGGTGTGTTGTCAGCCATTATGTCGACGGCTGATGGCCTATTTATCTCCATCGCGGTTATTTTCAGTAACGATCTGTATAAAAGGACCTTTGCACCAGTCATCCATAAACACAAATCCAAAGAGCAAATTGAACAAATAGCGCTCAATATTTCTCGAGTTGGCGTTGTTTTGGTTGGCGTGGTGGCTTGCTGGCTAGCGTGGGAACCACCGCAGTTTTTGGTGGTGTTATTGTGGATTGGGGTTGGTGGCATTCTCTCCGGAGCAACGGGACCTCTCTTGATTGGTGCTCTGTGGAGAAGGGCTACTAAGGCTGGGGCAATTGCCTCATTCTTGGTGGGTGTGTTTGGTTTTGGAGCCAGCATCATCTATTGTTATGTGCTTAAAGATGAGCCCTATAAAAATCCGTTTTCGATCGCAGGCCTATGCATTATTGCGGCAGCAGTCACGATGATCGTGGTGAGTCTATTAACAAAACGTTTACCACAAGCACACGTTGACGATATGTTTGGTAAGTCAGCCTGA
- a CDS encoding TIGR00730 family Rossman fold protein produces MIQRIAVYCGSKKGISKHYESMATQLGRVLVESGIELVYGGGKVGLMGVVADTVIAHGGRVTGVIPHGLCGEERAHQNLTELVTVVGMHERKAKMIDLADAFIAMPGGIGTMDELFEAWTWYQLGIHVKPVGILNVEGYFDGLIGYLHQMVSKEFLSQRHLDSLHISHCPLDLISQMQAAERELETIWVADKK; encoded by the coding sequence ATGATTCAGCGTATTGCAGTTTATTGTGGATCCAAAAAAGGGATCTCGAAACATTATGAATCTATGGCGACTCAGCTTGGTAGGGTTCTTGTCGAATCGGGTATTGAGCTAGTTTATGGCGGCGGTAAAGTCGGGTTGATGGGGGTTGTGGCGGATACGGTTATCGCTCATGGTGGTCGGGTGACTGGCGTGATACCACATGGACTATGCGGAGAGGAACGCGCACATCAAAACTTAACTGAGTTGGTGACGGTGGTAGGAATGCATGAGCGTAAAGCGAAGATGATTGATTTGGCCGATGCATTTATAGCGATGCCTGGAGGCATAGGCACGATGGACGAGCTCTTTGAGGCGTGGACTTGGTACCAATTAGGCATTCATGTAAAGCCGGTAGGGATCTTGAACGTAGAAGGATATTTTGACGGATTAATTGGATATCTCCATCAGATGGTAAGTAAGGAGTTTTTGAGTCAACGGCATCTGGATAGCTTGCATATTTCTCATTGTCCGCTTGACTTAATTAGCCAGATGCAAGCCGCTGAACGAGAGCTGGAAACTATTTGGGTCGCTGATAAAAAATGA
- a CDS encoding zinc-binding dehydrogenase: MKGIVFPGKKKLEILNFPDPTPGPGEVVLEIKASGMCGSDLKFYRAEGGASSLGLGDFDGPIIAGHEPCGVVVAVGQGVPKNVAQKGMRVMQHHYRGCGSCDHCSTGWEQLCVDGVKEVFGVTGHGAHAKYMKCPARTLVALPDELSFKSGAAISCGTGTAWGALQRLELMGDQTIAVFGQGPVGLSATFLASRMGSRVIALDTSEERLQRAKGFGADVLINPAKTENVVQAIRDATHGRGAHASLDCSSAPAARTQAVQCVRTWGKACFVGEGDIVTLNVSNDMLRRQVTIIGSWTFSKVGQAKCAEYVADKEISLDALFTHEWKLDQAKEAYELFDLQHSGKGVIDPS; encoded by the coding sequence ATGAAAGGCATCGTTTTCCCCGGCAAGAAAAAACTAGAAATCTTAAACTTTCCAGACCCAACTCCAGGACCTGGAGAGGTGGTTTTAGAGATTAAAGCGTCTGGCATGTGCGGCAGTGATCTAAAGTTCTATAGAGCAGAGGGAGGGGCCTCGTCCCTTGGTCTGGGCGATTTTGATGGGCCTATCATCGCTGGTCACGAACCATGCGGTGTTGTTGTTGCTGTTGGTCAAGGGGTACCAAAAAATGTTGCACAAAAAGGTATGCGAGTCATGCAGCACCACTACCGTGGTTGTGGTTCATGTGATCATTGCTCAACGGGATGGGAACAACTTTGCGTTGATGGAGTCAAGGAAGTTTTCGGAGTAACCGGGCATGGTGCACATGCTAAATATATGAAATGTCCCGCAAGGACGCTTGTAGCGCTCCCTGACGAACTCTCATTTAAATCAGGAGCCGCAATCTCCTGCGGCACAGGTACAGCCTGGGGTGCATTACAACGACTGGAACTGATGGGCGATCAGACAATCGCAGTTTTTGGCCAAGGTCCCGTAGGATTATCTGCCACCTTCCTTGCCTCGCGAATGGGCTCTCGAGTAATCGCCCTTGATACAAGTGAAGAACGCCTACAACGAGCAAAGGGATTTGGAGCTGATGTACTGATTAACCCTGCCAAAACAGAAAATGTGGTTCAGGCGATCCGTGACGCAACACACGGTCGTGGTGCACACGCCTCTCTGGACTGCTCATCCGCTCCTGCCGCACGCACGCAAGCGGTGCAGTGCGTGCGCACTTGGGGTAAAGCTTGCTTTGTTGGTGAAGGGGATATCGTGACACTGAATGTCAGTAACGATATGTTAAGACGTCAGGTCACAATCATTGGCTCCTGGACCTTCTCAAAAGTTGGACAAGCTAAATGTGCTGAGTATGTGGCTGATAAAGAAATTTCGTTAGATGCCCTCTTCACACATGAGTGGAAGTTAGATCAAGCGAAAGAGGCCTACGAGCTATTTGATCTGCAACATTCTGGAAAAGGCGTCATTGATCCCTCTTAG
- a CDS encoding efflux RND transporter permease subunit, translating into MSLIKQFLSNHVIANLTFVIVILMGIGGYLSIPREQDPEINFNWINVTTGLRGASTEDIEKLVTQPLEDAIRQVSDIRYVSSRSQEGVSTILVRFQDLSSATFDKRINDLRREIQNKAGQELPAGVSDPRIIEVTTSNGFPSAMVLVLGQADDELLRNSARQVRDELERLSGVDDVFAVGLHDPELLVEFNPRQLEAHQVSPTHVADSVFAWFQDVSAGGITAGNQDWLVRLVGKKNDPEFLNSIPVKLIKNADYVPLSAVANVSTSREKPIQLASQNGQHGILLSVTKKSYTNTIDLVDRISAYLDEKNTTLFKNGISLNLVDDQTIPTKEAINVMQANAGFGLLLVLVTTWAFLGSRMAILISLGIPFSIAGTFAVIYAIGWTLNVSILLGVVIALGMLVDDVVVVVEAIYYRLSRGFDAATASIEGLREVFAPVLTSVLTTVAAFLPLMLLPGIVGKFMLVVPAVVTLALAFSLLEAFWILPAHIMAMKLNLNSKSRVHRIRESKTRLIRHRYSKALLFAIRWPKTFLSITGLSFAIAVYACVAGFVQIQFFAFDPIRIFYVNVDMPSGTPLEETMRWTKKIEAKVRNHVSPEEERAITSIAGIKYTDTAPLYESRYGQVIVSLKPHEGNLREVDMVIEDMRAEVGTNNGVANVTFTRISGGPPLTKPISVKIRGDNFGDLRAVTSHLQNFLGTIESVSDISSDDSPGRNELNLKLNYESINQIGIDPLSVTRSIRLFVDGEIVTFLQSEGEKIEVRVKAQSNDLAGIDELLSRSISTPSGEQVALRELVHVETGRSSESIQHHNFRRTITLEADIDREKINEIEVNGLIKNEWEKIKLDHPNVSLDFSGTLDDIQESLDAMLLLFLFGISLIYLLIGTQFKSYFQPLMILVTVPLTFIGVVIGLIITQHPLSLYTMYGVVALAGISVNSAIVLIDAANTRRKEGMNSTQAIVFAARRRVIPILITSFTTIAGLLSLGLGLGGNSLLWGPIASAIMWGLGVSTLMTLFVIPLLYKTFSR; encoded by the coding sequence ATGTCACTGATTAAGCAATTCTTATCCAATCATGTGATCGCAAACTTGACATTTGTGATCGTCATACTCATGGGCATTGGTGGTTATCTCTCGATACCAAGAGAGCAAGATCCAGAAATTAATTTTAATTGGATCAATGTCACTACTGGATTGAGAGGTGCCTCAACCGAAGATATAGAGAAATTGGTAACGCAGCCACTAGAGGATGCAATTCGACAAGTTTCGGACATTCGTTATGTGTCATCGCGCAGCCAAGAGGGCGTTTCCACCATACTGGTACGTTTTCAAGATCTCTCGAGCGCAACCTTTGATAAACGTATTAACGATTTGCGTCGAGAAATACAAAACAAAGCCGGTCAAGAATTGCCAGCTGGAGTCAGTGATCCACGCATTATAGAAGTGACGACATCCAACGGTTTTCCATCGGCAATGGTTTTAGTTTTAGGTCAAGCTGATGACGAACTATTACGCAATTCGGCACGTCAAGTACGTGATGAGTTAGAAAGGTTATCAGGGGTAGATGACGTATTTGCCGTTGGGTTACATGACCCAGAATTGCTCGTCGAATTCAATCCTAGACAATTAGAAGCACATCAAGTATCCCCAACCCATGTTGCAGATTCGGTCTTTGCGTGGTTTCAAGACGTTTCTGCTGGCGGCATCACGGCGGGCAACCAAGATTGGCTAGTTCGTTTAGTGGGGAAAAAAAATGACCCGGAATTTCTGAATTCCATTCCGGTTAAGCTGATTAAAAACGCCGATTATGTCCCACTATCAGCAGTAGCTAACGTTTCGACATCCAGAGAAAAACCCATTCAACTTGCTAGCCAAAATGGGCAACACGGCATACTTCTATCAGTCACCAAAAAAAGCTATACGAATACGATTGATCTGGTTGATCGTATTAGCGCTTATCTTGATGAAAAAAATACCACTCTTTTTAAAAACGGTATCAGTCTGAACTTAGTGGACGACCAAACCATTCCGACCAAAGAAGCCATCAACGTCATGCAGGCCAATGCCGGCTTTGGATTGTTATTGGTCCTCGTAACAACTTGGGCTTTTCTCGGTAGTCGTATGGCCATTTTGATCAGCCTCGGTATTCCATTTTCAATTGCAGGAACCTTCGCCGTTATTTATGCCATTGGTTGGACACTTAACGTATCCATACTCCTTGGGGTCGTAATTGCTTTAGGCATGTTGGTGGATGACGTTGTTGTTGTTGTAGAGGCAATTTACTATCGACTTTCAAGAGGGTTTGACGCAGCTACAGCTTCTATAGAAGGGTTGCGAGAAGTTTTTGCCCCTGTACTGACGTCTGTACTCACAACAGTTGCGGCCTTTTTGCCACTCATGCTGCTACCTGGAATTGTGGGGAAATTTATGCTCGTGGTGCCCGCTGTTGTGACGCTGGCACTTGCATTTAGTTTATTGGAAGCGTTTTGGATCCTACCCGCGCACATCATGGCTATGAAGCTAAACTTAAACAGTAAATCCCGCGTGCACCGCATCAGAGAAAGTAAGACACGATTGATACGACACAGATATAGCAAAGCACTCCTGTTTGCTATCAGATGGCCAAAAACATTTTTATCAATTACGGGACTTAGTTTTGCCATCGCGGTATATGCATGCGTGGCGGGCTTCGTGCAGATTCAATTTTTCGCCTTTGATCCCATACGTATTTTTTATGTCAACGTTGATATGCCCTCTGGCACCCCATTAGAAGAGACCATGCGATGGACTAAAAAGATCGAAGCAAAAGTTAGAAATCACGTCTCTCCTGAAGAAGAACGTGCCATCACATCAATAGCGGGTATCAAATATACGGATACTGCTCCGCTTTATGAAAGCCGTTATGGTCAGGTGATTGTTAGCCTCAAACCGCATGAGGGCAATCTTAGGGAAGTAGATATGGTGATCGAAGACATGAGGGCTGAGGTAGGCACTAACAATGGGGTCGCGAATGTAACGTTTACCCGCATCTCGGGAGGACCTCCTCTCACCAAACCTATTAGCGTCAAAATCCGAGGTGATAATTTTGGGGACTTAAGAGCGGTTACCTCTCACTTGCAAAACTTTCTGGGCACGATCGAATCTGTATCGGATATCAGTAGTGACGATAGTCCAGGTCGAAACGAATTAAATTTGAAACTTAATTACGAATCAATCAATCAGATCGGAATAGACCCCCTATCGGTAACTCGATCAATCCGATTATTCGTCGATGGTGAAATCGTCACTTTCCTACAATCGGAAGGTGAAAAAATAGAGGTTCGTGTTAAAGCTCAATCAAACGACTTAGCGGGAATAGATGAACTTCTATCCCGTTCGATTTCAACGCCCTCGGGCGAGCAGGTCGCGTTGCGAGAATTAGTACATGTCGAAACAGGAAGGTCAAGCGAGAGCATTCAACATCACAACTTTCGAAGAACCATTACGCTTGAAGCGGATATTGATCGAGAAAAAATCAACGAAATAGAAGTTAATGGTCTCATTAAGAATGAATGGGAAAAAATCAAGTTAGATCACCCTAATGTCTCGCTCGATTTCTCAGGTACATTGGACGATATACAAGAAAGCCTAGATGCCATGCTGTTACTTTTCCTATTCGGTATCAGTCTCATTTACTTATTGATAGGAACACAATTCAAAAGTTACTTCCAACCACTGATGATTCTAGTTACCGTTCCCTTAACATTTATAGGGGTCGTTATTGGCCTCATCATTACGCAGCATCCGCTGAGTCTATACACGATGTACGGCGTTGTCGCCCTTGCTGGAATTTCTGTGAATAGCGCAATCGTTCTAATCGATGCTGCGAATACTCGCAGGAAAGAAGGTATGAATAGTACTCAAGCCATCGTATTCGCAGCACGTCGGCGCGTTATTCCTATTTTGATTACCTCTTTCACGACGATCGCAGGATTACTCTCACTCGGATTAGGTCTTGGCGGAAACTCTCTATTATGGGGACCGATTGCGTCGGCAATTATGTGGGGGCTGGGTGTGTCTACCTTAATGACGTTATTTGTGATCCCCCTGCTTTATAAAACGTTCTCGCGTTAA
- a CDS encoding efflux RND transporter periplasmic adaptor subunit translates to MQYYFNNDNTFVASVRQILIIYLLGRILLLFVGGFFISAHAASTNVSVISLGEIVTYPSTTAFASVITLNDSRLSAEVSARILAINVEIGQVVEKGDVLIKLDPTDHNIALQQAEANLTSAQSKFDLSKRQLDRAQALVSKGFISSEALNVKETDFASTESLVALYRAQYEAAKRSVAKCTIRAPFKSIIRERLGQVGEITTPGFSLLRLSDLEKIEVEAKIQPRDVESLRASSSVKFISSEQSYPVTIKRIVSVVNEKDRNQKVRLRFLKKKPPIGSAGTIMWYTNKPHAPASLIVKRNGQLGLFTYTAGKARFLALPHALEGSPAFINLPLETLVIHQDQYRLQDGQPVSISGGQ, encoded by the coding sequence ATGCAATATTATTTTAACAATGACAATACGTTTGTGGCATCAGTAAGACAGATCTTAATCATATATTTATTAGGGAGAATTCTTCTACTTTTTGTCGGCGGGTTCTTCATTTCTGCGCATGCAGCATCAACTAATGTGTCAGTCATAAGTTTGGGAGAAATTGTGACCTACCCAAGCACGACCGCCTTCGCGTCCGTCATAACACTTAACGACAGTAGATTATCTGCAGAGGTGTCCGCTAGGATCTTGGCCATCAACGTAGAAATAGGTCAAGTGGTTGAAAAAGGTGATGTCTTAATCAAGCTAGATCCAACAGATCACAATATTGCATTGCAACAGGCAGAAGCAAATCTGACATCCGCTCAATCTAAGTTTGATCTCAGCAAAAGACAACTAGACAGAGCGCAAGCATTAGTCTCCAAAGGATTCATTTCTTCGGAAGCGCTAAACGTGAAGGAAACCGACTTTGCGAGCACTGAATCTTTGGTCGCCCTCTATCGAGCACAGTATGAGGCTGCAAAGCGATCGGTAGCAAAATGTACGATTAGAGCGCCGTTTAAATCGATCATTCGAGAACGGTTGGGCCAAGTTGGCGAAATTACAACACCAGGCTTTTCTCTGCTACGATTGAGCGATCTTGAGAAAATAGAGGTTGAAGCCAAAATTCAACCTAGAGATGTTGAATCTCTAAGAGCCAGCTCCTCCGTTAAGTTTATAAGTAGCGAGCAATCCTACCCTGTAACAATTAAGCGGATCGTTTCCGTGGTGAACGAGAAAGACCGCAATCAAAAGGTTCGTTTACGGTTTCTGAAAAAGAAACCACCAATAGGGTCAGCCGGAACCATTATGTGGTACACCAATAAACCGCATGCGCCAGCGAGTTTAATAGTTAAAAGAAATGGACAACTAGGCTTATTTACATACACCGCGGGGAAAGCAAGATTCTTGGCACTTCCTCATGCATTAGAGGGAAGCCCAGCATTCATTAACCTTCCACTCGAAACTTTAGTGATTCATCAAGATCAATATAGACTGCAAGACGGCCAACCTGTTTCGATTTCTGGTGGTCAGTAA
- a CDS encoding glucose 1-dehydrogenase → MEHEVTTDQLMTDRFSMSSFRLDGRVALITGAGQGLGASISMAYAKAGASVVLLGRTESYLQENADSIRQNGGEASVIVCDVTNDRNLRSAIGGLSRLDILVNNAGTNFPEPFLDVSDDHLDIMLDLNVRACFVVAQSAVQVMLKSADLVEKGASVVNMSSQMGHVGSPNRTVYCMTKHAIEGLTKAMAVELADKNIRVNSIGPTFSETPMVRRIVDTPEKKDFVTSRIPMGRLAKMEDVAAAAVYLASPAAGMVTGTHLIVDGGWTAQ, encoded by the coding sequence ATGGAGCATGAAGTCACGACGGATCAGCTCATGACGGATCGGTTTTCCATGTCTTCTTTTCGACTTGACGGGCGAGTGGCGCTGATAACAGGAGCTGGCCAAGGCCTTGGTGCGTCGATTTCCATGGCTTATGCTAAGGCCGGCGCGTCAGTTGTTTTACTTGGGCGGACCGAAAGTTACCTACAAGAAAATGCTGATTCCATACGCCAGAATGGTGGTGAGGCCTCTGTAATCGTCTGCGATGTTACGAATGACAGAAACCTACGCAGTGCGATAGGCGGGTTATCACGTTTAGATATTCTTGTTAATAATGCGGGTACAAATTTTCCAGAACCTTTTCTCGACGTCAGTGACGATCATTTGGATATTATGCTTGATTTAAATGTTCGGGCTTGTTTTGTAGTTGCGCAGTCAGCAGTCCAAGTGATGCTGAAGTCTGCAGATTTAGTTGAGAAAGGTGCGAGTGTCGTCAATATGTCCTCGCAGATGGGGCATGTGGGTTCTCCGAATAGGACTGTTTATTGTATGACCAAGCATGCGATTGAGGGGCTCACTAAAGCGATGGCAGTCGAGTTGGCTGATAAAAATATCCGCGTTAACAGCATTGGCCCAACATTTTCAGAAACACCTATGGTCAGGCGTATCGTAGATACGCCTGAGAAGAAAGACTTTGTCACTTCTAGAATTCCAATGGGTCGTTTGGCCAAAATGGAAGATGTGGCTGCCGCTGCTGTTTATTTGGCATCTCCGGCAGCGGGTATGGTGACTGGCACGCACTTGATTGTTGATGGAGGCTGGACCGCTCAGTAG
- a CDS encoding alpha/beta hydrolase: protein MFEGFQLKTIEVEDVSIRLRIGGDGPPLLLLHGNPQTHVMWHLVAPELSKRFTVVATDLTGYGESSKPASSVDHGAYSKRSMASDQIAVMRKLGFKQFSVAGHDRGGRVAYRMALDHPASIKKLAVLDIIPTLESFQRSNSDFGLGYYHWFFLAQPSPLPETLINQNSEWFWHWHTNRPTRNFFAEAAVDDYLKCFKNPETVRAMCEDYRAGISIDCEHDLADQKSGNKITCPVLALWGKQAKLEQWYDTLDIWRSWASTVQGFEIDCGHYLAEEEPEQTIKALNDFF from the coding sequence ATGTTTGAAGGATTTCAATTAAAAACGATCGAAGTTGAGGATGTTTCGATACGACTAAGAATAGGGGGAGATGGCCCGCCTCTTCTGTTGTTGCATGGTAATCCACAAACACATGTCATGTGGCACTTAGTCGCTCCCGAGCTCAGTAAACGCTTTACCGTTGTCGCCACCGATTTAACTGGATACGGCGAAAGCTCCAAACCTGCATCGTCTGTTGACCATGGGGCTTACAGCAAAAGATCTATGGCTAGCGATCAGATTGCGGTAATGAGAAAACTCGGATTTAAACAATTCAGCGTTGCCGGCCATGACCGGGGCGGTCGAGTCGCCTACCGAATGGCACTAGATCATCCAGCCAGTATCAAAAAACTAGCCGTTCTTGACATTATTCCCACACTGGAATCGTTCCAGCGCTCCAATTCAGACTTTGGCTTAGGGTATTACCACTGGTTTTTCTTGGCTCAACCCAGCCCATTACCCGAAACTCTAATAAACCAAAACTCTGAATGGTTTTGGCACTGGCATACCAATCGGCCAACAAGAAACTTCTTTGCGGAAGCAGCTGTTGATGACTATCTCAAATGCTTTAAAAATCCTGAAACCGTTCGCGCCATGTGTGAAGACTACCGAGCTGGCATATCAATTGATTGTGAACATGATCTCGCCGATCAGAAGAGTGGCAATAAAATAACCTGCCCAGTATTAGCTCTATGGGGGAAACAAGCAAAACTAGAACAGTGGTATGACACTCTCGATATCTGGCGATCATGGGCAAGCACTGTTCAAGGCTTCGAGATTGATTGCGGACATTACCTGGCCGAAGAAGAACCCGAACAAACAATTAAGGCATTAAATGATTTTTTCTGA